One Streptomyces lincolnensis genomic region harbors:
- a CDS encoding AAA family ATPase, with the protein MTPDDRARWRSLATETGATTVLVYLEASHEELWARVSKRNARHEADPNSIYFAESDLLRYRTRFVPPEPGEPHVVYHGDPDSVLKALDEATRQGKA; encoded by the coding sequence CTGACGCCGGACGACCGTGCTCGATGGCGGTCGCTCGCGACCGAAACGGGCGCGACCACGGTGCTCGTCTACCTGGAGGCGAGCCACGAGGAACTTTGGGCCCGTGTGAGCAAGCGGAATGCGCGGCATGAGGCCGACCCGAACTCGATCTACTTCGCTGAAAGCGACCTGCTCCGCTACCGAACCCGGTTCGTGCCTCCGGAGCCAGGTGAGCCCCACGTCGTGTACCACGGGGACCCCGATTCGGTACTGAAGGCACTGGACGAGGCCACGCGGCAGGGTAAGGCATAA
- a CDS encoding DUF4265 domain-containing protein: MTNPEGPYVKVHFRLEIGDDWPPASVESLWAVDQGDGTVRLDNIPWFVRGIACGDFVATEPDEEGVQWAGEVVRRSENCTIRLIVFRDSGSGAARQSVINAFKELGVDGEGIERFGMVALDVPPTADLAKVQRLLKHGVAKEWWDMEEGCITAQGRATSVG; encoded by the coding sequence ATGACGAATCCCGAAGGCCCGTACGTGAAGGTGCACTTCCGGCTTGAGATCGGGGACGACTGGCCCCCGGCATCGGTGGAGAGCCTGTGGGCCGTCGACCAGGGTGACGGCACCGTGCGGCTCGACAACATCCCGTGGTTCGTTCGAGGCATCGCGTGCGGGGACTTCGTGGCTACCGAGCCCGACGAAGAAGGCGTGCAATGGGCTGGCGAGGTGGTTCGGCGTTCGGAGAACTGCACTATCCGCCTCATCGTGTTCCGTGACAGCGGCTCGGGAGCCGCACGGCAGAGCGTGATCAACGCGTTCAAGGAACTCGGCGTCGACGGCGAGGGCATAGAACGGTTCGGCATGGTCGCCCTGGACGTTCCGCCCACCGCCGATCTCGCCAAGGTGCAACGGCTCCTCAAGCACGGCGTGGCCAAGGAGTGGTGGGACATGGAAGAGGGATGCATCACCGCCCAAGGGCGGGCCACGTCCGTTGGCTGA
- a CDS encoding TIR domain-containing protein, with product MDVNPTGQGNRIFVSYAHLDDELLNQAVEHFTKDLQSFYAAKTGGTLDIFFDRESIGWGTDWRRRIDSELRGASIFMPIITMQYFNRPACREELNAFHGSAELLGAGYLILPVVILGASGITADSQMPEVRLIESLQFENLEEAFLAGRGTREWREALSRITDKLVSVISRAEENLANVESSELTLEAVSGDDDFDLFQHFDELNQIGERLASEMEDSTRDLTNWCTVVQDEMQKFGATSPAVLRAQSVVMARAVQEPSLKLQSSATALAQSVTGADALLRSMVGQLVGVNTSHGAELAEKIIADITQGSSSLQPFVDGLAEILEMLKTMEIMSVPLRKAIKPGRVGFTKWQDAMKTIEGWQGLSVR from the coding sequence ATGGACGTCAACCCGACCGGCCAAGGAAACCGCATTTTTGTGAGCTACGCCCATCTCGATGATGAACTGCTTAACCAGGCCGTAGAGCACTTCACTAAAGATTTGCAGAGTTTCTACGCCGCCAAGACGGGCGGCACACTCGATATCTTCTTTGATCGGGAGAGCATTGGCTGGGGAACGGACTGGAGGCGCAGAATTGACTCCGAATTGCGAGGGGCCTCCATTTTCATGCCGATTATCACGATGCAATACTTCAATCGTCCGGCATGCCGCGAGGAGCTGAATGCTTTTCATGGAAGCGCAGAACTGCTTGGGGCTGGGTATCTAATCCTTCCTGTGGTTATTCTCGGCGCGAGTGGCATTACTGCGGATAGCCAAATGCCCGAGGTGCGATTGATCGAGTCGCTGCAATTTGAGAATCTAGAGGAAGCTTTTTTGGCTGGTCGCGGGACAAGGGAATGGAGGGAAGCGCTTTCGCGTATCACGGATAAGCTGGTTAGTGTCATTTCCCGTGCAGAAGAAAATCTTGCAAATGTAGAATCTTCCGAATTGACCCTTGAGGCAGTGAGCGGTGATGATGACTTCGATCTTTTTCAGCACTTTGATGAATTGAATCAGATCGGGGAACGCCTCGCGTCGGAGATGGAAGACTCGACGCGAGATCTGACTAATTGGTGCACGGTTGTTCAGGATGAAATGCAGAAATTTGGCGCGACTTCGCCAGCCGTTTTGCGCGCTCAATCGGTGGTGATGGCTAGGGCCGTCCAGGAGCCGTCCCTAAAACTGCAGAGCAGCGCTACCGCTCTCGCCCAATCAGTTACGGGTGCAGATGCCCTCCTGCGTTCGATGGTAGGACAGTTGGTTGGCGTCAACACCTCGCATGGTGCTGAGCTTGCAGAAAAGATCATCGCGGACATCACTCAAGGCTCATCCAGCCTTCAGCCCTTCGTGGATGGATTGGCGGAAATCTTGGAGATGCTGAAAACCATGGAAATCATGAGTGTCCCATTGCGTAAAGCGATTAAGCCCGGGAGGGTCGGATTCACTAAGTGGCAAGATGCGATGAAGACAATTGAGGGATGGCAAGGCCTGTCTGTTCGTTGA
- a CDS encoding DUF4145 domain-containing protein: MTEASDRIGSNILATCGTCDQMVMAVVEGELVERNLEKGLPTLLQLARCTKCGEGLLALEEDYGKGWDGEPVTVWPNTRRMLSWLIPEPLRRQHEEAHRCFSVKAYTATVVMVRRTLEGVSIDQGVSKRAPLIRMLEELKESGKIDGRLLEWSQALRLLGNEGAHYNDNPVTQGDAADALALAEALMDYLYVYAAQFEKFKQRREEKE, translated from the coding sequence ATGACAGAAGCATCCGATCGTATTGGAAGCAACATCCTCGCCACGTGCGGTACCTGTGACCAAATGGTCATGGCGGTGGTCGAGGGCGAACTAGTCGAAAGAAATCTAGAAAAAGGGCTCCCAACTCTTCTGCAACTCGCACGATGCACTAAATGCGGCGAGGGTCTTCTAGCTTTGGAAGAGGATTACGGGAAGGGCTGGGATGGAGAGCCCGTCACAGTTTGGCCCAACACCAGAAGAATGCTCAGTTGGCTCATTCCTGAGCCACTAAGGCGACAGCACGAGGAAGCCCACCGCTGCTTTTCCGTTAAAGCGTATACGGCCACTGTCGTAATGGTGCGGCGAACATTGGAGGGTGTCTCTATTGATCAGGGTGTCAGTAAGCGGGCACCACTAATCCGCATGCTGGAAGAGCTGAAAGAAAGCGGAAAGATCGACGGGCGCCTCCTGGAATGGAGCCAAGCTCTCCGACTGCTCGGAAATGAAGGAGCGCACTACAACGATAATCCTGTGACGCAGGGTGACGCTGCCGATGCCCTGGCACTTGCCGAAGCGCTGATGGATTACCTCTACGTCTATGCGGCGCAATTTGAAAAATTCAAGCAACGACGCGAAGAAAAGGAATAG
- a CDS encoding phosphoglyceromutase yields the protein MADAPYKLILLRHGESEWNAKNLFTGWVDVNLNEKGEKEAVRGGELLKDAGLLPDVVHTSLQKRAIRTAQLALESADRLWIPVHRSWRLNERHYGALQGKDKAQTLAEFGEEQFMLWRRSYDTPPPPLDIDAEYSQFSDPRYATLPPELRPRTECLKDVVVRMLPYWFDAIVPDLLTGRTVLVAAHGNSLRALVKHLDGISDADIAGLNIPTGIPLSYELDADFKPLNPGGTYLDPDAAAAAIEAVKNQGKKK from the coding sequence ATGGCCGACGCACCGTACAAGCTGATCCTCCTCCGCCACGGCGAGAGCGAATGGAACGCGAAGAACCTGTTCACCGGCTGGGTGGACGTCAACCTCAACGAGAAGGGCGAGAAGGAGGCAGTCCGCGGCGGTGAGCTGCTCAAGGACGCCGGCCTGCTCCCCGACGTGGTCCACACGTCCCTCCAGAAGCGCGCCATCCGCACCGCCCAGCTCGCCCTGGAGTCCGCGGACCGCCTCTGGATCCCGGTCCACCGCTCCTGGCGTCTGAACGAGCGCCACTACGGCGCCCTCCAGGGCAAGGACAAGGCCCAGACCCTCGCCGAGTTCGGCGAGGAGCAGTTCATGCTCTGGCGCCGCTCCTACGACACGCCCCCGCCGCCGCTCGACATCGACGCCGAGTACTCCCAGTTCTCCGACCCGCGCTACGCCACTCTCCCCCCGGAGCTGCGCCCGCGCACGGAGTGCCTGAAGGACGTCGTCGTCCGCATGCTCCCCTACTGGTTCGACGCCATCGTCCCGGACCTCCTGACCGGCCGCACGGTTCTGGTCGCCGCCCACGGCAACTCCCTCCGCGCCCTGGTCAAGCACCTCGACGGCATCTCCGACGCCGACATCGCGGGCCTCAACATCCCGACCGGCATCCCCCTCTCCTACGAACTGGACGCCGACTTCAAGCCGCTCAACCCCGGCGGCACCTACCTCGACCCCGACGCGGCCGCGGCGGCGATCGAGGCGGTCAAGAACCAGGGCAAGAAGAAGTAG